Proteins from one Erpetoichthys calabaricus chromosome 11, fErpCal1.3, whole genome shotgun sequence genomic window:
- the LOC114660147 gene encoding proteinase-activated receptor 3-like, translating to MNILLAVFFISGIFCSTGKPFGWITSKPTATFTQSNSQAQMSIHWSTRRSGDQHNISRQDKGRSYSAKEVTKNGTKLYILNETDISLIKGKVSTMVVPALYSLVFAIGVPANLIALWVLLFKVKRLPSTILLINLALTDLLFLLFLPFKIVYHFLGSIWIFGETLCRIGTAFFYGNMYGSVLCLMFISIDRYLALIHPFAAKRLRSKGLALFFNILVWVIVLSSMSLFTFTQQTYNFTNTDIVTCHDFIPKEKQNTMFLYYFMALVCLEFLLPFAVIVFCCFRIVRCLMKSQDDHTRALKITVLVVVVFAVCFLPSNIVLLLLYSRFSNLYFEYIVCLVLSSFNSCIDPFIYYYVSEDFRSKICLSFTWTVKNQKSDSSTRFLKGETLSSTKKNSIGYL from the exons ATGAACATTTTACTTGCTGTTTTCTTTATTAGTGGTATATTTTGTTCAACTGGAAAACCTTTTGGATGGATAACCAGCAAACCCA CTGCCACCTTTACCCAAAGCAACTCACAGGCTCAGATGTCAATACACTGGAGTACTCGCAGGTCAGGAGACCAACACAACATTTCTCGGCAGGACAAAG gCAGATCATACTCTGCAAAGGAAGTGACTAAAAATGGAACTAAATTGTATATTCTGAATGAGACTGATATTTCCTTGATAAAGGGCAAAGTCAGTACTATGGTGGTGCCAGCACTGTACAGTCTGGTGTTCGCAATTGGGGTACCAGCCAATCTGATTGCTTTGTGGGTCTTACTGTTTAAAGTCAAGAGGCTTCCATCTACCATCTTGCTCATCAACCTGGCCCTGACAGACCTCCTATTTTTGCTGTTCCTgccatttaaaattgtttatcaTTTTCTGGGAAGCATTTGGATCTTTGGAGAGACCTTATGCCGAATTGGGACTGCATTCTTCTATGGAAACATGTATGGTTCGGTCCTGTGCCTCATGTTTATTAGCATTGACAGATATTTggctctcatccatccatttgctgcAAAAAGATTACGAAGTAAAGGCCTGGCTCTGTTCTTCAATATTCTTGTTTGGGTCATTGTGCTCAGCTCAATGTCATTGTTTACATTCACTCAGCAAACCTACAACTTTACTAACACCGACATCGTCACCTGCCATGATTTCATTCCCAAAGAGAAGCAAAACACAATGTTCCTTTACTACTTCATGGCTCTTGTGTGTCTGGAATTTCTCCTTCcatttgctgtcattgtattTTGCTGTTTCAGAATTGTGAGGTGCCTGATGAAGAGTCAGGATGACCACACTCGTGCTTTGAAGATCACAGTCTTGGTGGTGGTGGTTTTTGCAGTGTGCTTTTTGCCCAGCAATATTGTTTTACTTCTCCTGTATTCGAGATTCAGTAACTTATACTTTGAATACATTGTCTGCCTAGTTTTGAGTAGTTTTAACAGCTGTATTGACccgtttatttattattatgtttcagAAGATTTCAGGTCTAAAATATGTTTATCATTTACATGGACGGTCAAAAACCAAAAATCAGACAGCTCAACGAGATTCCTGAAAGGAGAAACACTTTCTTcgacaaaaaaaaactcaatagGCTATCTCTAA